A window of Pusillimonas sp. T7-7 contains these coding sequences:
- the rpoB gene encoding DNA-directed RNA polymerase subunit beta translates to MPYSYTEKKRIRKSFAKREDVQDVPYLLATQLQSFKTFLQADTTPSKRKDEGLQAAFTSIFPIVSHNQMARLEFVSYVLGEPVFDVKECQLRGLTYASPLRAKVRLVLMDREVSKPTVKEVKEQEVYMGEIPLMTNNGSFVINGTERVIVSQLHRSPGVFFEHDRGKTHSSGKLLFSARVIPYRGSWLDFEFDPKDILFFRVDRRRKMPVSILLKAIGMMPEAILAYFSDFDNFEILGEGGMLEFVPERWKGEVAHFDISDRSGTVIVEKDKRINAKHLRDLANAKVERISVPEDFVLGRILAKGLVNPETGEVIANANDEINETILAEIRVANIREIQTLYINDLDRGGYISQTLRTDETADQMAARVAIYRMMRPGEPPTEDAVEALFQRLFYSEDAYDLSRVGRMKVNSRLGRGDDITGPMTLTDDDILETIKVLVELRNGRGQIDDIDHLGNRRVRCVGELAENQFRAGLVRVERAVKERLGQAETENLMPHDLINSKPISAAIKEFFGSSQLSQFMDQTNPLSEITHKRRVSALGPGGLTRERAGFEVRDVHPTHYGRVCPIETPEGPNIGLINSMALYARLNEYGFLETPYRKIIDGKVSEQIDYLSAIEESNYVIAQANAELDETGKFVDDLVACRQAGETMLTAPSNVHYMDVAPSQIVSVAASLIPFLEHDDANRALMGANMQRQAVPCLRPEKPLVGTGVERTVAVDSGTTVQAIRGGIVDHVDAERVVIRVNDDENVAGEVGVDIYNLTKYTRSNQNTNINQRPIVKRGDQVARGDVLADGASTDLGELALGQNMLIAFMPWNGYNFEDSILISEKIVADDRYTSIHIEELTVVARDTKLGAEEITRDISNLAETQLNRLDDSGIVYIGAEVRADDVLVGKVTPKGETQLTPEEKLLRAIFGEKASDVKDTSLRVPSGMIGTVIDVQVFTREGIERDKRAQSIIDDELRRYRQDLNDQLRIVEDDTFDRIGKFLVGKTVNGGPRKLAKGATLDKAYLTDLDRWQWFDIRLSDEEHAVVLEQAKESLEQKRHQFDLAFEEKRKKLTQGDELPPGVLKMIKVYLAVKRRLQPGDKMAGRHGNKGVVSRITPVEDMPHMADGTPADIVLNPLGVPSRMNVGQVLEVHLGWAAKGVGYRIADMLQDEKNVQVKNVRAYLEKVYNSAGASAHIDELTDDEIIEMARNLKNGVPLATPVFDGATEEEISKMLELAYPDDIAQRLNLTETRAQAWLIDGRTGEQFERPVTIGYMHYLKLHHLVDDKMHARSTGPYSLVTQQPLGGKAQFGGQRFGEMEVWALEAYGASYTLQEMLTVKSDDISGRTKVYENIVKGDHVIDAGMPESFNVLVKEIRSLSLDMDLERK, encoded by the coding sequence ATGCCTTATTCGTATACCGAAAAAAAGCGCATACGCAAGAGCTTCGCCAAGCGTGAAGACGTCCAGGACGTCCCTTACCTTTTGGCGACTCAACTGCAATCATTTAAAACGTTTCTGCAGGCGGATACTACACCTTCCAAACGCAAAGATGAAGGCCTGCAAGCAGCTTTCACATCCATTTTCCCCATAGTCAGTCATAATCAAATGGCTCGCCTGGAGTTCGTAAGTTACGTTCTCGGTGAACCTGTTTTTGATGTCAAAGAGTGCCAACTGCGCGGTTTGACCTACGCTTCGCCTTTGCGTGCCAAGGTGCGCCTGGTGCTGATGGATCGCGAAGTCAGCAAGCCCACGGTCAAAGAAGTCAAAGAGCAGGAAGTGTACATGGGCGAAATTCCGCTCATGACCAACAACGGTTCTTTTGTCATCAACGGCACCGAGCGTGTCATTGTGTCTCAGCTGCACCGTTCGCCTGGCGTGTTCTTCGAGCACGATCGCGGCAAAACGCACAGCTCGGGCAAACTGCTGTTCTCAGCCCGTGTGATTCCCTACCGCGGTTCGTGGCTCGACTTCGAGTTCGACCCGAAAGACATTCTGTTCTTCCGTGTTGACCGCCGCCGCAAGATGCCTGTGTCCATCCTGCTCAAAGCCATAGGCATGATGCCGGAAGCCATCCTGGCCTACTTCTCTGATTTCGACAACTTCGAGATCCTCGGCGAAGGCGGCATGCTCGAGTTCGTACCCGAGCGCTGGAAGGGCGAAGTGGCCCATTTCGACATTTCCGATCGCTCCGGCACGGTCATCGTCGAAAAAGACAAGCGCATCAACGCCAAACATCTGCGCGACTTGGCCAATGCCAAGGTCGAGCGCATTTCGGTGCCTGAAGATTTCGTTCTGGGTCGTATCCTGGCCAAAGGCCTGGTCAACCCAGAAACCGGCGAGGTCATTGCCAACGCCAACGACGAAATTAATGAAACCATATTGGCCGAAATCCGTGTCGCCAATATTCGCGAAATCCAGACGCTGTACATCAATGACCTGGACCGCGGCGGCTATATTTCGCAAACTCTGCGCACAGATGAAACCGCCGATCAAATGGCCGCACGCGTAGCCATCTATCGCATGATGCGTCCCGGCGAGCCTCCCACCGAAGATGCCGTCGAGGCTTTGTTCCAGCGTCTGTTCTACAGCGAAGACGCTTACGATCTGTCGCGTGTGGGCCGCATGAAGGTCAACAGCCGTCTGGGTCGTGGCGACGACATTACCGGTCCCATGACGCTGACCGACGACGACATTCTTGAAACCATCAAGGTGCTGGTCGAGTTGCGCAACGGCCGCGGCCAAATTGACGACATCGACCATTTGGGCAATCGTCGTGTTCGCTGCGTGGGCGAGCTGGCTGAAAACCAGTTCCGCGCCGGTCTGGTACGTGTGGAACGTGCCGTCAAAGAACGACTGGGTCAGGCAGAGACCGAAAACCTCATGCCGCATGACTTGATCAACTCTAAGCCGATCTCCGCGGCGATCAAAGAATTCTTTGGCTCCAGCCAGCTCTCGCAGTTCATGGATCAAACCAACCCGTTGTCCGAGATCACGCACAAGCGTCGCGTATCGGCATTGGGCCCAGGCGGTCTGACACGTGAACGTGCCGGCTTCGAGGTGCGCGACGTGCACCCGACTCACTACGGCCGTGTTTGCCCCATCGAAACGCCTGAAGGCCCGAATATCGGCCTGATCAACTCGATGGCGCTGTATGCACGCTTGAACGAATATGGTTTCCTTGAAACCCCTTATCGCAAGATTATCGACGGTAAGGTCAGCGAGCAAATCGATTATCTGTCGGCCATCGAGGAAAGCAACTACGTCATTGCCCAGGCTAACGCCGAGCTCGACGAAACCGGCAAGTTCGTTGACGACCTGGTCGCTTGCCGTCAGGCCGGTGAAACTATGCTTACCGCGCCTTCGAACGTGCACTACATGGACGTTGCGCCTTCGCAAATCGTATCGGTAGCGGCTTCGCTCATTCCCTTCCTCGAGCACGATGACGCGAACCGGGCACTTATGGGCGCCAACATGCAACGCCAGGCTGTGCCTTGCCTGCGTCCTGAAAAACCGTTGGTGGGTACGGGTGTCGAGCGTACGGTTGCCGTTGACTCGGGCACGACCGTTCAGGCCATTCGTGGCGGTATCGTCGACCATGTCGACGCCGAACGCGTGGTGATTCGCGTGAACGACGACGAAAACGTGGCTGGCGAAGTCGGTGTAGACATCTACAACCTGACCAAGTACACGCGTTCGAACCAAAATACCAACATCAACCAGCGTCCTATCGTCAAGCGTGGCGATCAGGTAGCGCGTGGCGACGTGCTGGCCGACGGCGCATCAACCGACTTGGGCGAATTGGCGCTGGGGCAGAACATGCTGATCGCGTTCATGCCCTGGAACGGTTATAACTTCGAGGATTCGATTCTGATCTCCGAGAAGATTGTGGCCGACGACCGCTATACCTCGATTCACATCGAAGAGCTTACGGTTGTTGCCCGCGATACCAAGCTGGGCGCCGAAGAAATCACACGCGACATCAGCAATCTGGCCGAAACCCAGCTGAATCGCCTGGACGATTCGGGCATTGTCTACATCGGTGCAGAAGTACGCGCCGATGACGTGCTGGTTGGTAAAGTGACGCCCAAGGGCGAAACCCAGCTGACGCCAGAAGAAAAGCTGCTGCGCGCCATCTTTGGCGAGAAAGCGTCTGACGTCAAAGACACTTCGCTGCGCGTGCCTTCGGGCATGATCGGTACCGTGATCGATGTTCAAGTCTTTACCCGCGAAGGCATTGAGCGCGATAAGCGCGCACAATCCATCATCGACGATGAACTGCGTCGCTATCGTCAAGACTTGAACGACCAGCTGCGTATTGTCGAAGACGATACCTTTGACCGTATCGGCAAGTTCCTGGTCGGCAAAACCGTCAATGGCGGTCCGCGCAAGCTGGCCAAGGGTGCTACGCTCGACAAGGCCTACCTGACCGATCTGGATCGCTGGCAGTGGTTCGATATCCGCTTGTCGGATGAAGAGCACGCTGTGGTGCTGGAGCAGGCCAAGGAATCGCTTGAACAGAAGCGCCACCAGTTCGATCTGGCCTTCGAAGAAAAGCGCAAGAAGCTGACTCAGGGCGACGAGCTGCCTCCTGGCGTCCTCAAGATGATCAAGGTGTACCTGGCTGTCAAACGTCGTCTGCAACCTGGCGACAAGATGGCTGGCCGTCACGGCAACAAGGGTGTGGTCTCACGCATTACGCCGGTTGAAGATATGCCGCACATGGCCGATGGCACGCCTGCCGATATCGTTCTGAATCCGTTGGGGGTTCCTTCCCGGATGAACGTGGGACAGGTGCTTGAAGTTCACCTGGGCTGGGCTGCCAAGGGTGTGGGCTATCGCATTGCCGACATGCTTCAGGACGAGAAGAATGTTCAAGTCAAGAATGTTCGCGCTTATCTGGAAAAGGTCTACAACAGTGCCGGCGCCAGTGCGCACATAGACGAGCTTACCGACGACGAAATCATCGAAATGGCCCGCAACCTGAAAAACGGCGTGCCGCTGGCAACGCCCGTATTCGACGGTGCAACCGAAGAAGAAATCAGCAAGATGCTTGAGCTGGCCTATCCGGACGACATCGCCCAGCGCTTGAATCTGACGGAAACACGCGCACAGGCATGGCTGATCGATGGCCGTACCGGCGAACAGTTCGAACGCCCAGTCACCATAGGTTATATGCACTATCTGAAACTGCATCACCTGGTTGACGACAAGATGCACGCCCGCTCGACGGGTCCATACTCGCTGGTTACGCAGCAGCCGTTGGGCGGTAAAGCCCAGTTCGGTGGCCAGCGTTTTGGTGAGATGGAAGTCTGGGCGCTGGAAGCCTACGGAGCTTCGTATACGCTGCAAGAGATGCTGACGGTCAAGTCCGACGACATCTCGGGCCGTACCAAGGTATACGAAAACATCGTCAAGGGCGACCATGTCATCGATGCAGGCATGCCTGAGTCGTTCAACGTTCTGGTCAAAGAAATTAGATCCCTGTCCCTGGACATGGATTTGGAGCGTAAATAA
- the rpoC gene encoding DNA-directed RNA polymerase subunit beta': MKALLDLFKQVSQDEQFDAIKIGIASPEKVRSWSYGEVRKPETINYRTFKPERDGLFCAKIFGPIKDYECLCGKYKRLKHRGVICEKCGVEVTVSKVRRERMGHIELASPVAHIWFLKSLPSRLGMVLDMTLRDIERVLYFEAWCVIEPGMTPLKRGQIMSDDDFLAKTEEYGDDFHALMGAEAVRELLRTIDIDRDVETLRAELKATASDAKIKKISKRLKVLEGFQKSGIKPDWMVMEVLPVLPPDLRPLVPLDGGRFATSDLNDLYRRVINRNNRLKRLLELKAPDIILRNEKRMLQESVDSLLDNGRRGKAMTGANKRQLKSLADMIKGKSGRFRQNLLGKRVDYSGRSVIVVGPQLKLHQCGLPKLMALELFKPFIFNRLEMMGLATTIKAAKKLVESQEPVVWDILEEVIREHPVMLNRAPTLHRLGIQAFEPVLIEGKAIQLHPLVCAAFNADFDGDQMAVHVPLSLEAQLEARTLMLASNNVLFPANGEPSIVPSQDIVLGLYYTTRERINGKGEGLFFMDLAEVQRAYDNREVELQSRVTVRLNEYEKDEQDQWQPVLKRFETTVGRALLSEILPKGLPFSVLNRPLKKKEISRLINQSFRRCGLRATVIFADKLMQSGFKLATRGGISIAMSDMLVPSVKEDILAQASAEVKEIDKQYSSGLVTSQERYNNVVDIWGKAGDKVGKAMMEQLATEPVTNRHGEEVRQESFNSIYMMADSGARGSAAQIRQLAGMRGLMAKPDGSIIETPITANFREGLNVLQYFISTHGARKGLADTALKTANSGYLTRRLVDVTQDLVITEPDCGTTRGYSMKALLEGGEVIEPLRDRILGRVAAIDIVNPETQETAITAGTLLDEDTVEYIDSIGVDEVKVRTPLTCETRHGLCAHCYGRDLGRGYLVNRGEAVGVIAAQSIGEPGTQLTMRTFHIGGAASRAAMASSVETKSAGTVGFAIGLRYVTNAKGERVAISRSGEIVIFDDARRERERHKIPYGATIAVGDGDAIKAGQRLAAWDPLTRPIVSEYAGQVRFENIEEGVTVARQLDEVTGLSTLVVITPKTRGGKTMMRPQIKLVNEAGEDVKIAGTDHSVNISFPVGALITVRDGQQVTVGEVLARIPQESQKTRDITGGLPRVAELFEARSPKDAGMLADVTGTVSFGKDTKGKQRLVITDLEGVSHEFLIPKEKQVLVHDGQVVNKGEMIVDGPADPHDILRLQGIERLASYVVNEVQDVYRLQGVKINDKHIEVIVRQMLRRVTITDAGDTSFITGEQVERSELLNENDRMDADGKLPAAYDNVLLGITKASLSTDSFISAASFQETTRVLTEAAIMGKRDDLRGLKENVIVGRLIPAGTGMSYHMARKDKEAHEAAERQAARALANPFEDAPAAEAVESHDTPDAGEAAGNTEE; this comes from the coding sequence ATGAAAGCGCTACTCGATCTATTCAAACAAGTCTCGCAAGACGAGCAATTCGATGCCATCAAAATTGGTATCGCATCGCCTGAAAAAGTGCGGTCGTGGTCATATGGCGAGGTTCGCAAGCCTGAAACCATTAACTACCGTACCTTCAAGCCCGAGCGCGATGGTCTGTTCTGCGCCAAGATTTTTGGCCCGATCAAAGACTACGAATGCCTTTGCGGAAAGTACAAGCGCCTGAAGCACCGTGGCGTCATCTGCGAAAAATGCGGTGTCGAAGTCACGGTAAGCAAGGTTCGTCGCGAACGCATGGGTCACATCGAGCTGGCCAGCCCTGTTGCGCACATCTGGTTCCTCAAGAGCCTGCCGTCGCGTCTGGGCATGGTGCTCGACATGACACTGCGCGATATCGAACGCGTGCTGTATTTCGAAGCATGGTGCGTCATCGAACCAGGCATGACTCCGCTCAAGCGCGGCCAGATCATGTCCGACGACGACTTCCTGGCCAAAACGGAAGAGTATGGCGACGATTTCCATGCCCTGATGGGTGCGGAAGCCGTGCGCGAATTGCTGCGTACCATCGACATCGACCGCGATGTCGAAACGCTGCGCGCCGAGCTCAAGGCCACGGCATCCGACGCCAAGATCAAGAAGATTTCCAAGCGCCTGAAAGTGCTGGAAGGCTTCCAGAAATCAGGCATCAAGCCCGACTGGATGGTCATGGAAGTGCTGCCTGTGCTGCCTCCCGACCTGCGTCCGCTGGTACCGCTCGATGGCGGCCGTTTCGCTACGTCCGATCTGAACGATCTGTACCGTCGCGTCATCAACCGCAATAACCGCCTGAAGCGTTTGCTGGAACTGAAAGCGCCCGACATCATCCTGCGCAACGAAAAGCGCATGCTGCAGGAGTCGGTTGATTCGTTGCTCGATAACGGACGTCGCGGCAAGGCCATGACGGGCGCCAACAAGCGCCAGCTCAAGTCCCTGGCCGACATGATCAAGGGCAAGAGCGGTCGTTTCCGTCAGAACCTGCTGGGCAAGCGCGTCGACTACTCCGGCCGTTCGGTTATTGTGGTGGGCCCGCAGCTCAAGCTGCACCAGTGCGGTCTGCCCAAGCTCATGGCGCTGGAACTGTTCAAGCCCTTCATTTTCAATCGTCTTGAAATGATGGGCCTGGCTACGACCATCAAGGCAGCCAAGAAGCTGGTGGAAAGCCAGGAACCTGTTGTCTGGGATATTCTTGAAGAGGTCATTCGCGAACATCCGGTCATGCTCAACCGCGCACCTACGCTGCACCGTCTGGGTATTCAGGCCTTTGAGCCTGTGTTGATCGAAGGCAAGGCCATTCAATTGCACCCGCTCGTTTGCGCGGCGTTCAACGCCGACTTCGACGGTGACCAGATGGCCGTGCACGTGCCGTTGTCGCTGGAAGCCCAGCTCGAGGCACGCACCCTGATGCTGGCCTCCAACAACGTACTCTTCCCTGCCAACGGCGAGCCGTCCATCGTGCCGTCGCAAGACATCGTGCTGGGTCTTTACTACACCACGCGTGAACGTATCAATGGCAAGGGTGAAGGTCTGTTCTTCATGGACTTGGCTGAAGTCCAGCGCGCCTACGATAACCGTGAAGTCGAACTGCAAAGTCGCGTTACCGTACGTCTGAACGAATACGAAAAAGACGAACAAGACCAATGGCAGCCGGTCCTCAAGCGCTTCGAAACCACGGTTGGTCGCGCATTGCTGTCCGAGATTCTGCCCAAGGGTCTGCCGTTCTCGGTGCTGAACCGTCCTCTGAAAAAGAAAGAGATCTCGCGCCTGATCAATCAGTCTTTCCGTCGTTGCGGCTTGCGCGCCACGGTGATCTTTGCCGACAAGCTCATGCAGTCAGGTTTCAAGCTGGCAACGCGCGGCGGCATTTCGATCGCCATGAGCGACATGCTGGTTCCTTCGGTCAAGGAAGACATCCTTGCCCAGGCCAGCGCCGAAGTCAAAGAGATCGACAAGCAATACTCGTCGGGTCTGGTTACGTCCCAAGAGCGTTACAACAACGTGGTTGATATCTGGGGCAAGGCCGGCGACAAGGTCGGCAAGGCCATGATGGAACAGCTGGCCACCGAACCCGTCACGAACCGCCATGGTGAAGAAGTTCGCCAGGAGTCGTTCAACTCCATCTACATGATGGCCGACTCGGGCGCCCGGGGTTCCGCGGCCCAGATTCGCCAGTTGGCCGGTATGCGAGGCCTGATGGCCAAGCCTGACGGCTCGATTATCGAAACGCCGATTACCGCCAACTTCCGCGAAGGCCTGAACGTGCTTCAGTACTTCATCTCGACACACGGTGCACGTAAAGGTCTGGCCGATACGGCATTGAAGACGGCGAACTCAGGTTACCTGACCCGCCGTCTGGTCGACGTGACTCAGGACCTGGTCATTACCGAACCCGATTGCGGTACGACACGCGGCTATTCCATGAAAGCCCTGCTCGAAGGCGGCGAAGTCATCGAACCTTTGCGTGACCGGATCCTTGGTCGCGTAGCGGCGATTGATATCGTCAACCCCGAGACTCAGGAAACGGCTATAACCGCTGGTACGCTGCTCGACGAAGACACGGTCGAATACATCGACAGCATAGGCGTAGACGAAGTCAAGGTGCGTACGCCCCTGACTTGCGAAACACGTCATGGGCTGTGCGCACACTGCTACGGTCGCGACCTGGGTCGTGGCTACCTGGTCAACCGCGGCGAGGCTGTTGGTGTGATTGCGGCCCAGTCTATTGGTGAGCCAGGTACCCAGCTGACCATGCGTACCTTCCACATCGGTGGCGCCGCATCGCGTGCCGCCATGGCCAGTTCGGTGGAAACCAAGTCGGCCGGTACGGTGGGCTTTGCCATCGGCCTGCGCTATGTAACCAATGCCAAGGGCGAGCGCGTGGCCATTTCCCGTTCGGGCGAAATCGTTATTTTCGACGATGCTCGCCGCGAACGCGAACGCCACAAGATTCCTTATGGCGCCACGATTGCCGTAGGTGATGGCGATGCCATCAAGGCCGGCCAGCGTCTGGCAGCCTGGGATCCTCTGACCCGTCCTATCGTTTCCGAATACGCCGGCCAGGTCCGCTTCGAGAATATCGAAGAAGGCGTTACGGTTGCGAGGCAGCTCGACGAAGTTACAGGCCTGTCCACCCTGGTGGTCATCACGCCCAAGACGCGTGGCGGCAAGACCATGATGCGTCCGCAGATCAAGCTGGTTAACGAAGCGGGTGAAGACGTCAAGATTGCGGGCACCGATCACTCGGTCAACATCTCCTTCCCGGTTGGTGCGCTGATTACCGTCCGTGACGGACAGCAGGTTACCGTGGGTGAGGTGCTGGCGCGTATTCCACAAGAATCGCAAAAAACCCGTGATATTACCGGTGGTCTGCCCCGTGTTGCAGAACTGTTCGAAGCTCGTTCGCCCAAAGACGCCGGCATGCTGGCCGATGTTACGGGTACCGTTTCCTTTGGTAAAGATACAAAGGGCAAGCAACGCCTGGTCATCACCGACCTGGAAGGTGTCAGCCACGAGTTCCTGATTCCCAAGGAAAAACAGGTATTGGTCCACGACGGCCAAGTAGTGAACAAAGGCGAAATGATCGTCGATGGTCCGGCCGACCCGCACGACATCCTGCGTTTGCAGGGTATAGAGCGGCTTGCCAGCTACGTGGTCAACGAAGTGCAAGACGTGTACCGTCTGCAAGGCGTGAAGATCAACGACAAGCACATTGAAGTCATTGTGCGTCAGATGCTGCGCCGTGTGACGATTACCGATGCGGGCGACACCAGCTTCATTACCGGCGAACAGGTCGAACGTTCCGAACTGCTCAACGAAAATGATCGCATGGATGCCGACGGCAAGCTTCCCGCTGCGTACGACAACGTGTTGCTGGGTATCACCAAGGCTTCACTGTCGACCGACTCGTTCATCTCGGCCGCTTCCTTCCAGGAAACCACCCGGGTCCTGACCGAAGCCGCCATCATGGGCAAACGTGACGATTTGCGTGGTTTGAAGGAAAACGTCATTGTTGGTCGCTTGATCCCTGCTGGTACCGGCATGTCGTACCACATGGCTCGCAAAGACAAAGAGGCTCACGAGGCCGCCGAGCGTCAAGCCGCTCGCGCCCTGGCGAATCCTTTTGAAGATGCGCCAGCCGCCGAGGCCGTGGAAAGTCACGACACTCCGGATGCAGGCGAAGCTGCGGGTAACACTGAAGAGTAA
- the rplL gene encoding 50S ribosomal protein L7/L12, which produces MALSKAEILDAIASMTVLELSELIKEMEEKFGVSAAAAAVAVAAPAAGGAAAAAEEQTEFTVVLAEVGANKVSVIKAVREITGLGLKEAKDLVDGAPKPVKEGLAKADAEAAQKKLEEAGAKVELK; this is translated from the coding sequence ATGGCATTAAGCAAAGCAGAAATCCTTGACGCTATCGCTAGCATGACCGTGCTCGAATTGTCCGAGCTGATCAAGGAAATGGAAGAAAAATTCGGCGTGTCGGCTGCCGCCGCCGCTGTGGCTGTGGCTGCTCCCGCTGCCGGTGGCGCTGCCGCCGCTGCTGAAGAGCAAACCGAGTTCACCGTTGTGCTGGCTGAAGTCGGCGCAAACAAGGTCAGCGTCATCAAGGCCGTGCGTGAAATCACCGGTCTGGGCTTGAAAGAAGCCAAAGACCTGGTTGACGGTGCTCCTAAGCCCGTCAAGGAAGGCCTGGCTAAAGCCGATGCCGAAGCTGCACAGAAGAAGCTTGAAGAAGCTGGCGCAAAAGTCGAACTCAAATAA
- a CDS encoding CHASE2 domain-containing protein, protein MRQAARNMDAGFWGSLEKRVRTEWLLVSFVLILLTLCMAVFGTPLGLTRLDHAFYDKMLAASTRATDNEDIVIIAIDDSSIDALGYWPWRRALHAELLGKLQQARVTGLDFLLSDPNPAYPQDDNVLAQAIARHGRVVLPQVIDARHEIINPLEPLAQASASLGYINIYPDEDGVIRSLNLFQNLGPGQQARHFITAMLAVAGDQDKLPRLQERPGSLLIPYAGSPGHFTIYPYAQVLNGNVPPSTFDGKYVLVGSWGSGLGDAFPTPLTRQGEPMAGVEILANGLYSALHNNWIQQPPLWLSALLACLPVLLACVTLRRLSPRKSFLATLATLFLIFACSWLLLRYAQVWVPVTASIIGVALVYPVWSWRSQEAALQHIDRELHALHAERQGLNGESTKQSETVADGSLSTRVILLHSAIAQLRLAHQKRDETLRFLSHDMRAPQNSILALTQLQQNPTNALPEPELLRRVDMYANRTLGLVDGFIHLARAEAAALAPRRLDLVELIAQCCDEFWVQAQQKNIDIRFDEPTDPAWIVGDLALLGRVFGNLLDNAIKYSPAGTKAVCKVFHEPGAWVVTIQDHGRGISAAQQRALFTPFTRFQENMPQNPSGVGLGLAFVSTVIRRHGGALSVQSQESKGSTFRISLPETV, encoded by the coding sequence ATGCGGCAAGCCGCCCGCAACATGGACGCCGGCTTCTGGGGCAGTCTGGAAAAGCGGGTACGGACGGAATGGCTGCTGGTCTCGTTCGTGCTGATCTTGCTGACGCTGTGCATGGCTGTTTTCGGCACCCCCCTGGGCCTTACCCGCCTGGACCATGCTTTTTACGACAAGATGCTGGCGGCCTCCACCCGGGCTACAGACAACGAAGACATCGTCATTATCGCCATAGACGACAGCAGCATTGATGCTCTGGGCTACTGGCCCTGGCGCAGGGCCCTGCACGCCGAACTGCTGGGCAAGCTGCAACAGGCCCGAGTCACAGGCCTGGATTTCCTGCTGAGCGACCCCAACCCGGCCTATCCGCAAGACGACAACGTTCTGGCACAGGCCATTGCCCGGCACGGGCGCGTTGTGTTGCCGCAAGTCATAGACGCCCGTCATGAGATCATCAATCCCCTGGAGCCTTTGGCACAGGCCTCTGCCTCGTTGGGCTATATCAATATTTATCCCGACGAGGACGGCGTCATACGCTCGCTCAATTTGTTTCAGAATCTTGGACCAGGGCAGCAAGCGCGTCACTTCATTACCGCCATGCTGGCCGTGGCCGGCGATCAAGACAAGTTGCCGCGCCTTCAAGAACGGCCAGGATCATTGCTGATTCCCTACGCCGGAAGTCCCGGCCACTTCACCATATATCCTTACGCGCAGGTACTGAACGGGAATGTGCCGCCATCCACTTTTGACGGCAAGTATGTTCTGGTTGGTTCCTGGGGCTCGGGGCTGGGTGATGCCTTTCCCACGCCATTGACCCGGCAGGGCGAACCCATGGCTGGCGTTGAAATTCTGGCCAACGGGCTATATAGCGCCTTACACAATAACTGGATTCAACAACCCCCTTTATGGCTGAGCGCATTATTGGCCTGCCTGCCCGTCTTGCTCGCTTGCGTGACGCTGCGCCGGCTTTCACCACGCAAGTCCTTTCTGGCCACCCTGGCCACACTATTTCTGATCTTTGCCTGCAGTTGGCTATTGTTGCGCTATGCCCAGGTATGGGTGCCTGTCACCGCCAGCATCATTGGCGTCGCACTGGTTTATCCGGTATGGAGCTGGCGCAGTCAGGAAGCCGCGCTCCAGCATATTGATCGCGAACTGCATGCCCTGCATGCCGAAAGGCAAGGCCTCAATGGAGAATCCACGAAGCAATCGGAAACCGTTGCCGACGGCTCGCTCTCTACCCGCGTAATCCTGCTGCACAGTGCCATTGCGCAGTTGCGCCTGGCCCATCAGAAACGCGACGAGACTTTACGCTTTCTATCGCACGATATGCGGGCGCCGCAGAATTCAATACTGGCCCTGACACAGCTGCAGCAGAATCCCACGAACGCCCTGCCTGAACCCGAACTGCTGCGGCGCGTCGATATGTATGCAAATCGAACCCTGGGCCTGGTCGACGGATTCATACACCTTGCGCGCGCCGAGGCCGCGGCCCTGGCGCCCCGGCGTCTGGACCTGGTTGAGCTGATTGCCCAGTGTTGTGATGAGTTCTGGGTCCAGGCGCAACAAAAGAATATTGATATTCGCTTTGATGAACCCACAGATCCGGCCTGGATCGTGGGTGATCTGGCCTTGCTTGGACGAGTCTTCGGCAACCTTCTGGACAATGCCATAAAGTACAGCCCCGCCGGTACAAAAGCGGTCTGCAAGGTCTTTCACGAACCAGGCGCCTGGGTGGTGACCATACAGGATCACGGGCGCGGCATCAGTGCGGCCCAACAGAGAGCGCTCTTTACACCCTTTACCCGCTTTCAGGAAAACATGCCGCAGAATCCATCCGGCGTCGGGCTCGGGCTGGCCTTCGTCAGCACCGTCATCAGGCGACATGGGGGCGCTTTAAGCGTACAAAGCCAAGAAAGCAAAGGCAGCACTTTCCGTATCAGCCTGCCTGAAACCGTCTGA